One region of Syngnathus scovelli strain Florida chromosome 15, RoL_Ssco_1.2, whole genome shotgun sequence genomic DNA includes:
- the phldb1a gene encoding pleckstrin homology-like domain family B member 1 isoform X8, with product MAHQVSDHSDVSPADMERRDGGQVERGRETHQVLQSTPLDLIETGKSLKVQAERPHLVSLGSGRLSTAITLLPLQEGRTTLGSGGTDIALLGPGIKAQHCYIENQAGTITLYPCGNQCAIDGLSVSKPYRLSQGCMLCFGQSTFFRFNHPEEALRMKNMLPGGSQTLSTTKPQHSDPRSILNGTHQTFSSNGSSKISTLVKDVHGSLSQKVPSSPKAAKASLPQPAQNMLNGISSVTRDESASSVGNSPLVPPRSNMPVPHPRTSLSTTSSSEQRAQDSPKLLRNVRSEVTSSPTMPSRGSGQGLSHNASPAAPSSPGLRGSSLQRRHPSPRREPLRMPESTGSTSLPPLSPYMSRRGTPGSQSVKPVQQSPKTHRKAAAPSKAEAMRAFYTHNPSPVNAAETGSRHQSNTLIPGPLSRSSPATSPRSQRKTSFENIESSSILSNTMKAYSRERKNSISAISDNEDELLEYHRRQREERLREQEMEKLERQRLETILNLCAGYNHEDNAAELAEVVRSGLLRGGRGASGDMQRGKENDDEAQAEESSSTESTHQECEEVPASQEQIYLEEERSKMLAKVDDLRHRVNELEQQLKETKQEVEMEQALLQAERQAEQEQVEAEREQISQLQLKLSQLNKATQREKDKGRANVSAERKVLEKQRNEYNELKRQCDKCPLSLREQLQEQLSRKAEALEAGSKRFEELEFCQLEEESSLEERKETQASQFLQEQTEYHCSVAKRKEKMATLDAQVKQLGLQATHDCERMAKERAATLQLLHKEQDKLCALENRYHSMTSGRSFPKSNSKMTEDYITVGQLSHIIGVQRLDPSSSSSITLFQLASSDSTFTCHTSGPSSLVSAKSQPELSRNAMAPINLERWYQDIMAAGEPPSCPPPLPAKSFSARRHGQLLKSKSDGEVGHTASCPPVSCLTTVPHSTLTRDKTSKGLQLMLKEESNPLDMDSRKLNKDPSPIVHHSILHHHCPPSGNQAYDTLSLESSDSLETSISTSNSACTPESASGLETQRLEEMEKMLKEAQQEKARLIEHREREAQTRRHLLEEERKRREEAERRLFDETAHRRRLVEEEVKMREKNFSQARPMTRYLPNLKEEFDLRAHVESSGHSIDTCPFVILTEKMCKGHLVKMGGKIKSWKKRWFVFDRLKRNFCYYVDKHETKMKGLIYFQAIEEVYYDHLRIATKSPNPSLTFCVKTHDRLYYMVAPSPEAMRIWMDVIVTGAEGYTQFMS from the exons ATG GCGCATCAGGTGTCAGATCATTCGGACGTCAGCCCAGCGGACATGGAACGGCGGGACGGGGGTCAAGTAGAGCGTGGTCGAGAGACACACCAAGTTCTGCAG AGTACTCCTTTAGACCTGATTGAGACTggcaaatccttgaaagtccaagCGGAGCGCCCTCACCTGGTCAGTTTGGGAAGTGGACGCTTGAGCACAGCAATCACCTTGCTGCCACTGCAGGAAG gGAGAACCACACTGGGCAGCGGAGGCACGGACATTGCTCTACTGGGCCCCGGAATTAAAGCTCAGCATTGCTACATTGAAAATCAGGCGGGCACCATTACCTTGTACCCGTGTGGGAACCAGTGTGCCATCGATGGACTCTCCGTCAGCAAACCTTACCGTCTGTCACAAG GCTGCATGCTGTGTTTTGGTCAGTCAACTTTTTTCCGCTTCAACCATCCAGAAGAGGCCCTGAGGATGAAGAACATGTTGCCTGGGGGAAGCCAAACACTAAGCACAACAAAGCCACAACATTCTG ACCCCCGCAGCATCCTGAATGGGACCCACCAGACGTTTTCTAGCAACGGCAGCTCCAAAATCAGTACCTTAGTGAAAGATGTCCATGGGAGTCTCTCACAGAAGGTGCCATCGTCCCCCAAAGCGGCGAAAGCGTCACTTCCTCAGCCCGCTCAGAATATGCTCAATGGTATAAGCAGCGTCACGAGAGACGAGAGCGCTAGCTCTGTGGGAAATTCTCCACTCGTGCCTCCTCGGTCCAATATGCCTGTGCCTCATCCGCGGACATCCCTCTCTACGACCTCAAGCAGTGAGCAGCGAGCACAAGACAGCCCGAAGCTTCTTAGGAATGTCAGGTCAGAGGTCACATCAAGCCCCACAATGCCCAGCAGGGGATCCGGACAGGGCCTAAGTCACAACGCTTCACCGGCGGCTCCGTCCAGCCCTGGACTGAGAGGTTCCTCCCTTCAGAGGAGACACCCAAGCCCTAGACGAGAACCGCTCCGGATGCCCGAGTCGACCGGATCCACCAGCCTTCCACCTCTGAGTCCTTACATGTCCCGCAGAGGGACTCCAGGATCGCAGAGCGTCAAACCCGTTCAGCAgagcccgaagactcatcgcaaaGCCGCGGCCCCCTCAAAGGCTGAGGCCATGAGGGCCTTTTACACCCACAATCCCTCCCCTGTGAACGCAGCAGAGACTGGAAGCAGACATCAGAGCAACACCCTCATCCCGGGTCCTCTGTCGCGCTCATCTCCTGCCACGAGTCCTCGCAGCCAAAGAAAGACCTCTTTTGAGAACATCGAATCATCCAGCATCCTCTCCAACACTATGAAAGCTTATTCCAGGGAGCGCAAGAACAGCATATCTGCCATTAGCGACAATGAGGATGAACTTCTGGAGTACCACCGCCGGCAGAGAGAGGAGAGGTTGCGTGAGCAGGAAATGGAGAAGCTG GAGCGCCAGCGGCTGGAGACCATCCTGAATCTGTGTGCAGGGTATAACCATGAGGACAACGCGGCAGAGCTGGCGGAGGTGGTGAGGAGTGGACTActaaggggagggaggggtgcaAGTGGCGATATGCAGAGAGGCAAGGAGAACGATGATGAGGCACAGGCAGAGGAGTCCAGCAGCACTGAGAGCACGCATCAAGAG TGTGAGGAGGTGCCAGCCAGTCAGGAGCAGATCTACCTCGAAGAGGAGAGGAGCAAGATGTTGGCCAAGGTGGATGACCTGAGGCACAGAGTCAATGAGCTGGAGCAGCAACTAAAAGAGACCAAACAAGAG GTGGAGATGGAGCAGGCTCTGCTGCAGGCCGAGAGGCAGGCAGAGCAGGAGCAGGTGGAGGCCGAACGGGAGCAGATTTCTCAGCTTCAGCTCAAACTTAGCCAGTTGAACAAGGCCACTCAGAGGGAGAAGGACAAG GGGAGGGCTAATGTCTCAGCTGAGCGGAAGGTCCTGGAAAAGCAGAGGAATGAATACAATGAGCTGAAGAGGCAGTGTGATAAGTGCCCCTTGTCTCTAAGGGAACAGTTACAGGAGCAGCTCAGCAGG AAAGCTGAAGCTCTGGAAGCTGGCTCAAAGCGATTTGAGGAGCTGGAGTTCTgccagctggaggaggagagcagTCTGGAAGAGCGAAAGGAGACTCAGGCCTCGCAGTTTCTTCAGGAGCAAACTGAGTATCACTGCAGCGTGGCCAAGAGGAAG GAGAAAATGGCCACTCTGGACGCTCAGGTGAAGCAACTGGGCTTACAAGCTACTCATGACTGTGAGAGGATGGCAAAAGAACGGGCGGCCACCCTGCAGCTCTTACACAAG GAGCAGGACAAATTATGTGCCCTGGAGAACAGGTACCACAGCATGACTTCTGGTAGGAGCTTCCCAAAGAGCAACAGTAAAATGACAGAG GACTACATCACGGTCGGCCAGTTAAGCCACATAATTGGAGTGCAGAGACTCgatccctcctcttcctcatctatTACACTATTCCAACTTGCCTCCTCTGATTCCACCTTCACATGCCACACAAGTGGCCCTTCCTCCCTTGTCTCTGCAAAG AGCCAGCCCGAGCTGAGTAGGAATGCAATGGCTCCTATTAACCTCGAGCGCTGGTACCAGGACATCATGGCTGCTGGGGAGCCTCCATCATGCCCTCCACCACTGCCTGCAAAATCTTTTTCCGCACGCAGGCATGGGCAG TTGCTGAAGTCCAAATCAGACGGTGAAGTTGGTCACACGGCATCCTGTCCCCCTGTAAGCTGCCTTACCACTGTGCCTCACTCCACTCTTACACGTGATAAAACCTCCAAG GGATTACAGTTAATGCTGAAAGAAGAGTCAAATCCATTGGACATGGACTCCAGGAAGCTGAATAAAG ATCCATCTCCTATAGTACATCACTCCATCTTGCAtcatcactgtccacctagcggTAACCAGGCGTACGACACCTTGAGCCTGGAGAGCTCAGACAGCTTGGAGACCAGCATCTCCACCAGCAACTCAGCATGCACCCCAGAAAG TGCTTCCGGGTTGGAGACCCAGAGGTTGGAAGAGATGGAGAAGATGTTGAAGGAGGCACAGCAAGAGAAAGCCAGGCTCATTGAGCACAGA GAGAGGGAGGCGCAGACTCGACGGCATCTGCTGGAGGAGGAAAGGAAGAGGCGTGAGGAGGCCGAGAGGAGGCTTTTTGATGAGACGGCTCACAGGAGGAggctggtggaggaggaggtcaAGATGAGGGAGAAAAACTTTTCCCAG GCCCGTCCCATGACGCGTTACCTGCCCAACCTGAAGGAGGAGTTTGACTTGCGCGCGCACGTGGAGTCGTCGGGCCACAGCATCGACACGTGCCCCTTCGTCATCCTCACCGAGAAGATGTGCAAAGGTCATCTGGTCAAGATGGGCGGCAAAATCAAATCGTGGAAGAAACGCTGGTTCGTTTTTGACCGCCTCAAGAGGAATTTCTGCTACTACGTAG ACAAGCACGAGACCAAGATGAAAGGACTCATTTACTTCCAGGCCATTGAAGAGGTTTATTATGATCACTTACGCATTGCTACCAAG AGTCCCAACCCGTCTCTGACCTTCTGTGTGAAGACTCACGACCGCCTTTACTACATGGTGGCACCATCCCCGGAGGCCATGCGGATCTGGATGGATGTCATAGTAACGGGTGCCGAGGGCTACACGCAATTCATGAGCTGA